From the Deltaproteobacteria bacterium genome, one window contains:
- a CDS encoding transcriptional regulator: protein MSRQYNKTTKTLGPQAAHLVTTLYDKNRVIFRLKDIQKILALNNANARNFVRKLVGRGIVTRLKPGLFILVPFELGKEREYAGNPLVLARELFNGKNYYLSHGTAMEIHGMVTQPQFVIQVATPKKIRSIHIMGTEFRFIPCKSEWFFGLIHHWVTKQEMVTVSDLERTVIDGLRQPEHCGGVSEVAKGIWMRREALHVGRLIEYALKIDVGAVIRRLGYIMELYEIGSQTDRKILLDHLTDTYVRLDPVLPAEGKFFRRWRLQLNVPPDELLSVGRT, encoded by the coding sequence ATGAGTCGACAATATAATAAAACAACGAAGACCTTGGGACCCCAGGCAGCCCATCTGGTCACGACGCTCTATGACAAGAACAGAGTGATCTTTCGTCTGAAGGACATTCAGAAGATCCTCGCGCTAAACAATGCAAACGCCAGAAACTTCGTCAGGAAGCTTGTCGGTAGAGGTATTGTGACCAGGCTCAAACCCGGGCTGTTTATTCTGGTGCCTTTTGAGCTGGGCAAAGAAAGGGAGTATGCGGGGAATCCCCTCGTCTTGGCCCGTGAACTGTTTAACGGTAAAAATTACTACTTGTCCCACGGTACGGCGATGGAAATCCACGGGATGGTCACCCAGCCCCAATTCGTGATACAAGTTGCGACCCCGAAGAAGATTCGCTCCATCCATATCATGGGCACGGAATTCCGATTTATTCCCTGTAAAAGCGAGTGGTTCTTTGGTCTGATCCACCATTGGGTCACCAAGCAGGAAATGGTTACGGTGAGCGACCTCGAACGGACCGTTATCGACGGCCTCAGGCAGCCGGAGCATTGTGGAGGTGTCAGCGAAGTGGCCAAGGGCATTTGGATGCGCCGTGAGGCACTTCATGTTGGTAGACTGATTGAATATGCGCTTAAGATTGATGTGGGCGCTGTCATCCGACGATTGGGGTATATCATGGAACTCTATGAAATCGGATCGCAGACGGATAGAAAGATCCTTTTGGATCACCTTACCGATACATATGTGAGACTGGATCCGGTACTGCCGGCGGAGGGGAAATTTTTCAGGAGGTGGAGACTGCAGTTGAATGTACCCCCCGATGAGCTCCTGTCTGTCGGGAGGACCTGA